A section of the Zymoseptoria tritici IPO323 chromosome 9, whole genome shotgun sequence genome encodes:
- the CYP-1 gene encoding putative P450 monooxygenase (P450 with unknown function. This model is located close to a dimethylallyl pyrophosphate isomerase. Multiple seq alignment and NJ analysis clustered this model with gi 83768858 (a p450 in a PKS cluster in A. oryzae) and the model ESTEXT_FGENESH2_PG.C_30483. The closest match among characterized p450 was cypX, (A. ...): MLTLIIFAASLAAAFYQFIVQPLYLDRLSKIPGPKLYALTKWRLALEEWRGARTRTIDALHNQYGPVIRIGPNEIHCNSLAALRTIYGAGSGYGRTSFYRMFDAYGKQNLFTFYSNKAHGDRKKLVANAYSKSVILKGPTASLVREKVSQYMSLIEEGGTKPHEIFSSLHYYSIDSITHFLYGSKFGGTSALTGSTADRKLLQDILDPTRRRLSWFAVHLPALTKWLYTRTGSMERLVKPLLPMQKPATYSGIRKHALDAYWGFEKAATAEPSATLADPTIITQLWKSHERVKASGAGALDSLDIASECADHLLAGIDTTADSLMFLVWAVSRPQHEALQRRLIDELRSLPEDELEDGVPKLETLDTLPVLNAVIKETLRLYSPLPASEPRSLGVDRTVDGYDIPAGTTISMSPYSLHRNEEVFKDPLTFNPDRWLNSSLEEVAEMNRWFWAFSSGGRMCIGLHLAMAEMTALVAAVYREYTTSIAPGFENKTPAITSRFEMFYDVTVPEIAEHECMITFERH; this comes from the exons ATGCTGACTCTGATCATTTTTGCGGCATCGCTGGCGGCGGCTTTTTACCAGTTCATCGTCCAGCCGCTGTACCTGGACAGACTGAGCAAGATCCCGGGACCCAAACTATACGCCCTGACTAAATGGCGACTGGCCCTCGAGGAatggcgaggcgctcgaacCCGGACTATCGACGCTCTACACAATCAGTACGGACCTGTGATCCGCATAGGACCGAATGAGATCCATTGCAACAGCTTGGCAGCTCTGCGAACCATCTACGGAGCCGGCAGTGGATATGGACGGACTTCTTTCTATCGGATGTTCGATGCCTATGGAAAGCAGAATCTCTTCACTTTCTACTCGAACAAGGCGCACGGAGACCGCAAGAAGTTGGTCGCCAATGCTTACTCCAAGTCTGTCATTCTCAAAGGGCCCACGGCCAGCTTGGTGCGGGAGAAGGTCTCGCAGTACATGTCTCTGATCGAAGAGGGCGGTACTAAGCCTCATGAGATCTTCAGCAGTCTCCACTACTACTCCATTGATAGCATTACGCACTTCCTCTATGGTTCCAAGTTTGGGGGGACATCAGCTTTGACAGGGAGTACAGCGGACCGCAAACTTCTCCAGGACATTCTCGATCCTACTCGTCGCCGCTTGAGCTGGTTCGCTGTCCACCTGCCCGCTCTGACTAAGTGGCTATATACACGGACCGGGTCCATGGAGAGGCTCGTGAAGCCGCTGCTACCTATGCAAAAACCTGCCACGTACAGCGGCATCCGGAAACATGCGCTGGACGCATACTGGGGATTTGAGAAAGCAGCTACCGCGGAGCCTTCGGCCACTCTTGCGGACCCAACGATCATCACGCAGCTCTGGAAGTCACACGAGAGGGTCAAAGCATCTGGTGCAGGTGCTTTAGACTCGCTCGACATCGCCTCCGAGTGTGCAGATCATCTACTCGCTGGCATCGACACCACCGCTGATTCTCTGATGTTTCTTGTATGGGCAGTCTCAAGGCCACAGCATGAAGCACTTCAGCGTCGCTTGATCGACGAACTTCGATCGCTGCCAGAAGACGAGCTGGAAGACGGCGTGCCCAAGCTAGAGACCCTCGATACGTTGCCGGTCTTGAACGCGGTCATCAAGGAGACTCTACGGCTTTATTCTCCACTGCCTGCTTCAGAACCTCGCTCGCTGGGTGTGGATCGTACTGTAGACGGCTACGATATCCCAGCCGGAACGACCATCAGCATGTCACCATACTCGCTGCATCGCAACGAGGAGGTGTTCAAAGATCCATTGACATTCAACCCTGATCGCTGGTTGAACAGCTCGCTTGAGGAAGTGGCCGAGATGAATCGCTGGTTCTGGGCATTTTCGTCGGGCGGGAGGATGTGCATTGGACTGCA CCTCGCCATGGCTGAAATGACAGCTTTGGTGGCTGCTGTGTATCGCGAGTACACGACTTCGATCGCACCAGGTTTTGAGAACAAGACTCCTGCGATCACGTCGAGGTTCGAGATGTTCTATGATGTGACGGTGCCGGAGATTGCGGAGCATGAGTGCATGATTACGTTCGAGCGGCATTGA